In Nitrospira sp., one genomic interval encodes:
- a CDS encoding HAD family hydrolase codes for MTNREVVFLLDVDNTVLDADRVTVDLGRYLEQVVGPDRQQRYWHLFKQLRDEVGYADYLGALQRYRTEYPHDPQVRLVSRFLLNYPFAKALFPHALTVVNHLQQRGLVVLVSDGDAVFQPHKIDRAGLCDAVGGQVLIYVHKEQELDDIEARYPAEHYVMIDDKLRILSAVKQVWGARVTTVFSQQGHYARAVHARQPYPAADLALERISDVLQEDLDRLWVMPTLA; via the coding sequence ATGACGAATCGGGAGGTCGTGTTTCTCCTGGATGTCGATAACACTGTGCTTGACGCGGATCGAGTGACGGTCGACTTAGGGCGGTATCTGGAGCAAGTCGTCGGGCCGGATCGGCAGCAACGGTACTGGCATCTCTTCAAGCAATTGCGGGACGAAGTGGGGTATGCCGATTATTTGGGCGCTCTCCAGCGGTACCGAACTGAATATCCGCATGATCCGCAGGTGCGGCTGGTCTCCCGCTTTCTGCTCAACTATCCGTTTGCGAAGGCCCTCTTTCCCCACGCACTGACGGTCGTGAACCATCTGCAACAACGCGGACTGGTCGTCTTGGTGTCGGATGGCGATGCGGTCTTTCAGCCACACAAGATCGATCGCGCCGGGCTCTGTGATGCCGTGGGCGGCCAGGTGTTGATCTACGTGCACAAGGAACAGGAATTAGACGACATCGAGGCGCGGTACCCAGCTGAGCACTACGTGATGATCGACGACAAGCTGCGCATCCTGTCCGCAGTCAAGCAAGTCTGGGGGGCTCGGGTGACCACCGTGTTCTCGCAGCAAGGTCACTATGCGCGGGCCGTACATGCCCGGCAGCCGTATCCTGCAGCGGATCTCGCGCTCGAACGAATCAGTGATGTGTTGCAGGAGGACTTAGACCGTCTGTGGGTGATGCCCACGCTTGCCTGA
- a CDS encoding VacJ family lipoprotein: protein MRPIWRGVLLGVMVVIAGGCGMVPDHPSAVSVFSTHAPGLIVDGSPLPAERASLPEQEWDRDEFEDPFARLDGTTGGEVPDPWEPFNTAMFEFNRQVDRYVLKPVALAYNAVLPDAVQIGIDNFFRHVHFVPRVINNLLQGKVRGAGIEVERFLINSTLGIGGFFDPAKHWWQLMTPEEDTGQTLAVYGVQPGPYLVLPFLPPLTLRDGIGYVADLALDPINWLVFPIIEVHHIPSLVAHKNRATSTIAQFGIRAGMITNDRSLNLEKFQGVEDATLDLYAAVRNAYLQKRAKAIQE from the coding sequence ATGCGTCCAATCTGGAGAGGGGTGCTGTTGGGCGTGATGGTCGTGATCGCGGGAGGATGCGGCATGGTTCCCGACCATCCGTCGGCGGTCTCCGTCTTCTCAACCCATGCACCTGGCTTGATAGTAGATGGAAGCCCTCTGCCGGCGGAAAGGGCGAGCTTGCCTGAGCAGGAGTGGGATCGCGACGAGTTCGAGGATCCGTTCGCGCGACTTGACGGGACGACGGGAGGGGAGGTGCCTGATCCCTGGGAGCCATTTAATACCGCCATGTTTGAATTCAATCGCCAGGTCGATCGCTATGTGCTCAAGCCTGTCGCGCTCGCGTACAATGCGGTGTTGCCCGATGCGGTGCAGATCGGCATCGATAACTTCTTTCGGCATGTCCACTTTGTGCCGCGGGTAATAAATAATCTCTTGCAGGGGAAGGTCCGGGGAGCTGGGATTGAAGTGGAGCGCTTCCTCATCAACAGCACCCTGGGCATCGGCGGGTTCTTTGACCCGGCGAAGCACTGGTGGCAGTTGATGACTCCTGAGGAGGACACGGGTCAGACGCTGGCGGTCTATGGGGTCCAACCCGGTCCGTACCTGGTGTTACCCTTTCTGCCCCCCCTGACCCTGCGTGATGGCATCGGATATGTGGCGGATCTCGCGCTCGATCCGATCAACTGGCTGGTCTTCCCCATCATTGAAGTGCACCACATTCCTTCACTCGTGGCACATAAGAATCGAGCCACATCCACGATCGCGCAATTCGGCATCCGTGCCGGGATGATCACGAACGACCGATCGCTCAACCTGGAAAAGTTCCAGGGGGTGGAGGACGCGACGCTCGACTTGTATGCGGCGGTGCGAAATGCCTACCTTCAGAAGCGAGCGAAGGCGATCCAAGAATAG
- a CDS encoding TVP38/TMEM64 family protein — translation MTTVATTQAAPSLAGRLMLGGVILLTILALIYFDFTKYLSLETIKTHRDRLLELTEAHYPLAAGAFIATYILQTACSLPGATVMTLLGGFLFGSVLGMLFVNVGATLGATLAFLAARYLLQAWVQRRFGDRLAALQEGFAKNAFSYLLTLRLIPLFPFFVVNLLSGLTRVKTRTYMAATSLGIIPGSFVYTYAGSQLGSINSLAEIASPRIALALTFLGLLSFSSVLYRRLTDRA, via the coding sequence ATGACCACCGTTGCCACTACTCAGGCTGCCCCGTCATTGGCCGGCCGCCTCATGCTGGGCGGCGTTATCTTGCTGACGATCTTGGCGCTGATCTACTTCGACTTCACGAAGTACCTGTCGCTGGAGACCATCAAAACCCATCGTGACCGGCTCCTTGAACTGACCGAGGCCCATTACCCGTTGGCCGCCGGCGCCTTCATCGCAACCTACATTCTCCAAACTGCTTGCTCCCTGCCGGGTGCCACGGTCATGACCCTGTTGGGCGGCTTTCTCTTCGGAAGCGTCCTGGGCATGTTGTTCGTGAACGTGGGGGCCACCCTCGGCGCGACGTTGGCCTTTCTCGCCGCGCGGTATCTGCTGCAGGCGTGGGTGCAACGGCGGTTCGGCGATCGGCTGGCGGCGCTGCAGGAGGGGTTTGCCAAGAACGCGTTCTCCTATCTGCTGACCTTGCGGTTGATTCCGCTCTTTCCCTTTTTCGTGGTGAATCTGCTTTCGGGGCTCACGCGGGTGAAGACGCGGACCTACATGGCCGCCACCTCGCTGGGCATTATTCCTGGCAGCTTCGTCTACACCTATGCGGGGAGCCAGCTGGGGAGCATCAACTCGCTGGCGGAGATCGCTTCGCCGCGGATCGCGCTGGCCCTGACGTTTTTGGGGCTGTTGTCGTTCAGTTCGGTGCTCTATCGCCGGCTGACCGACCGCGCATAA
- a CDS encoding site-specific DNA-methyltransferase, producing the protein MLAPLSLAWGGSVAKNSKRRASGKPNQTVPYKHPGAKSLMRPEVGTQAQFKKKKPAKTYRYDSSLSPALDWDATNPAREEGEALIKKVLDAKTLEEAKAAASKLKSLSKPFLNWAGKAERLSFDVPTLPLFIHERLSTKAIIETLAGHKTDKQEDMFALFGDPQHSITDQVLKSYEYQDDWTNRMVLGDSLVVMNSLLHYEGLGGQVQMIYMDPPYGVKFGSNFQPFVRKRDVSHNDDEDMTREPEMVQAYRDTWELGLHSYLTYLRDRLLLARDLLTPSGSIFVQISDENLHHVREVMDEVFGAENFVGLISVRKTGGATSETVPTVVDYLLWYARDRAALKYRPLFVQKVLGEEGATEYTNIELSDGTIRGASEDEILGRQPLPEHARIFATDSVVSEGFRINTSVPFTWKGITFDPGRTKNWKTSIEGMLRLCDLGRILPKPGFRIYKRYFTDFPFRALSNVWMDVRGALDRLYVVQTDKNVIERCLLMTTDPGDLVLDPTCGSGTTAYVAEQWGRRWITCDTSRVPLALARQRLLTATFPWYELKDQQRGPAGGFVYTRKQNKKGEEVGGIVPHITLKSIANNEPPTEEVLVDRPETKSGITRVTGPFCVEATIPTPVDWEGDGIEDSGVVSTEAYGSFVDRMLEVLRKSPVLRLEGNKTVTLKNIRPPAKSLSLTAEALVDVTAPGQKPSLSAVIDEAEEQSGRRLPLTGNPVAMVFGPENGAVSEKLVYEAAREAHAKNYTHLYVIGFAIQPNARTLVEKSSDVMGVPATYVQATPDLMMGDLLKNMRSSQIFSVCGQPEIKVTKDKEKQYQVELLGLDVFDPITMDVAHRSGNDVPAWFLDTDHNDLCFHVSQAFFPRTSAWDNLKKALKGEYEESVWNHLSGTISAPFEAGEHKQIAVKVIDDRGNELLVVKKLRAV; encoded by the coding sequence ATGCTGGCCCCGCTTTCGCTGGCATGGGGGGGGAGCGTGGCCAAGAATTCAAAACGCAGGGCTTCAGGAAAACCCAATCAAACGGTTCCCTACAAACACCCCGGGGCCAAAAGCCTCATGCGGCCGGAGGTCGGCACGCAGGCGCAGTTCAAGAAGAAGAAACCGGCCAAGACCTACCGCTACGATTCGTCGCTCTCGCCCGCGCTCGATTGGGACGCCACGAATCCAGCCCGTGAGGAGGGCGAGGCGCTCATCAAGAAAGTCCTCGACGCCAAGACGCTCGAAGAAGCCAAAGCCGCCGCGTCTAAACTCAAGAGCCTCAGTAAGCCCTTCTTGAATTGGGCGGGCAAAGCCGAACGGTTGTCCTTCGACGTGCCGACCTTGCCGCTGTTCATCCACGAGCGGCTCTCCACCAAAGCTATCATCGAAACGTTGGCCGGGCACAAGACCGACAAGCAAGAGGATATGTTTGCCCTCTTCGGCGATCCGCAGCACTCCATCACCGATCAAGTCTTGAAATCGTACGAGTATCAGGATGACTGGACGAACCGCATGGTCCTGGGTGATTCGCTGGTGGTGATGAATTCGCTCCTGCACTACGAAGGGCTCGGTGGTCAGGTGCAGATGATCTACATGGACCCCCCCTATGGCGTGAAGTTCGGTAGCAATTTCCAGCCCTTCGTTCGCAAGCGCGATGTGTCCCACAACGACGACGAGGACATGACGCGTGAGCCCGAGATGGTCCAGGCCTATCGAGATACGTGGGAGTTGGGGCTCCATTCATACCTGACCTATCTGCGCGACCGGCTGTTGCTTGCCAGGGATTTGCTCACGCCAAGCGGCAGTATCTTCGTTCAGATCAGCGATGAGAACCTACATCACGTGCGGGAAGTGATGGATGAGGTGTTTGGGGCGGAGAATTTCGTTGGCCTGATTTCTGTTCGGAAAACTGGTGGGGCGACTAGCGAAACAGTGCCAACAGTCGTTGACTATCTACTCTGGTATGCGAGAGACCGCGCGGCGTTAAAGTATCGTCCTCTTTTCGTTCAGAAAGTGCTCGGTGAAGAAGGTGCCACGGAATACACCAACATAGAACTCAGCGACGGGACAATCCGTGGCGCGAGCGAGGATGAGATTCTGGGTCGTCAGCCACTCCCAGAACATGCACGGATTTTTGCAACTGACTCTGTGGTATCCGAGGGCTTTCGAATAAATACGTCTGTCCCGTTTACTTGGAAGGGAATAACGTTTGATCCGGGCAGGACTAAGAATTGGAAGACAAGTATTGAAGGGATGCTGCGCCTTTGCGACTTAGGACGAATTCTCCCGAAACCTGGATTTCGTATCTATAAACGATACTTCACTGATTTCCCATTTAGAGCGTTGAGCAATGTATGGATGGATGTCAGGGGTGCATTAGATCGTCTCTATGTTGTCCAAACTGACAAAAATGTCATCGAACGCTGCCTCCTCATGACCACCGACCCTGGCGATCTCGTGCTCGATCCCACCTGCGGCAGCGGCACGACGGCCTACGTCGCGGAGCAATGGGGGCGGCGCTGGATCACCTGCGACACGAGCCGGGTGCCACTGGCCCTCGCTCGGCAACGACTGCTCACCGCGACCTTTCCCTGGTACGAGCTTAAGGACCAGCAGCGTGGCCCTGCCGGCGGCTTCGTCTACACACGCAAGCAGAACAAGAAGGGCGAAGAGGTCGGCGGCATTGTCCCGCACATCACGCTCAAGTCCATCGCCAACAACGAGCCGCCGACCGAAGAAGTGCTAGTGGACCGACCGGAGACGAAAAGCGGCATCACGCGCGTGACCGGGCCCTTCTGCGTGGAAGCGACCATCCCGACCCCGGTGGATTGGGAAGGCGACGGCATTGAAGATTCCGGGGTGGTTTCTACCGAAGCCTACGGGTCCTTCGTGGACCGGATGTTGGAGGTGTTGCGCAAAAGTCCAGTGCTTCGTCTCGAAGGCAACAAGACTGTCACGCTGAAGAACATTCGCCCTCCTGCCAAGTCACTCTCCCTGACGGCTGAGGCGTTAGTGGATGTAACCGCTCCAGGGCAAAAACCATCGCTGTCCGCTGTGATTGATGAGGCGGAAGAGCAAAGTGGCCGTCGGTTGCCTCTCACTGGCAATCCTGTCGCGATGGTCTTTGGTCCAGAGAATGGCGCGGTGAGTGAGAAGCTGGTCTATGAAGCGGCGCGCGAGGCCCACGCGAAGAACTACACCCATCTCTATGTGATCGGGTTTGCCATTCAGCCGAATGCGAGGACGCTCGTCGAAAAAAGCTCCGACGTGATGGGGGTACCTGCCACCTATGTGCAGGCGACGCCGGATCTCATGATGGGCGATCTGCTCAAGAACATGCGATCGAGCCAAATCTTTAGCGTGTGCGGGCAGCCGGAGATCAAGGTCACCAAGGACAAGGAGAAGCAGTATCAGGTCGAGCTGCTCGGGTTAGATGTGTTTGATCCGATCACCATGGACGTGGCGCATCGCAGCGGCAACGATGTGCCGGCCTGGTTTCTGGATACGGATCACAACGATCTGTGTTTCCACGTGTCGCAAGCCTTTTTCCCCCGCACCAGTGCCTGGGACAATCTGAAGAAAGCGCTCAAAGGTGAATACGAGGAAAGCGTCTGGAACCATCTGTCAGGAACCATCAGCGCACCATTTGAAGCGGGCGAGCACAAACAGATCGCCGTCAAGGTGATCGATGACCGTGGGAATGAATTGCTGGTGGTGAAGAAGCTGAGGGCGGTGTAA
- a CDS encoding DUF4160 domain-containing protein has protein sequence MPTISEFFGIVIRMYYQDHAPAHFHAYYGEHNAVVEIETLQVREGRLPRRALSLVVEWAIEHREELLEDWRLAQAHQPLRPVAPLE, from the coding sequence ATGCCTACTATCAGTGAGTTCTTCGGCATCGTGATTCGCATGTACTACCAGGACCATGCCCCGGCTCATTTCCACGCCTATTATGGGGAGCACAACGCCGTCGTCGAGATCGAGACGCTGCAGGTGCGGGAGGGACGTTTGCCGCGGCGGGCGTTGAGCCTGGTGGTCGAATGGGCGATTGAACACCGTGAAGAACTGTTGGAGGATTGGCGGTTGGCCCAGGCGCACCAACCGCTGCGTCCTGTGGCGCCATTGGAGTAG
- a CDS encoding DUF2442 domain-containing protein codes for MSKVSSVTALDDYRLDVVFDDGVRGVVSLRDKLYGPVFEPLKDVRYFNQVGIDEFGAICWPNGADLAPDALHAELLTQNRVA; via the coding sequence ATGAGCAAAGTATCGAGCGTGACGGCGCTGGACGATTATCGATTGGACGTGGTGTTCGACGACGGCGTGCGGGGCGTAGTGAGCCTCAGGGACAAGCTCTACGGCCCGGTGTTTGAACCATTGAAGGATGTCCGTTACTTCAACCAGGTTGGTATCGATGAGTTCGGCGCCATTTGCTGGCCGAACGGCGCCGACTTGGCTCCGGATGCGTTGCATGCCGAATTGCTGACGCAAAATCGGGTCGCCTGA
- a CDS encoding DEAD/DEAH box helicase family protein: MYFYRDPKVKPEKEYGTVAGTAIELKLVNRIRTQVKKWRLDGYPGVTRTTSELLQWWQREGRDKRLFFAQLDAVETVIFLAEARADFRQGIDVPQEELSKDKQAQGFAAFRRYACKMATGSGKTTVMGMVAAWSILNKVNDRSDARFSDVVLVVCPNVTIKNRLRELDPEEGEASLYRTRDLVPSHLMPLLTQGRVLVTNWHVFELQSTQTGGISARVTKAGVEVRTKETITIGPKSTTARGTRYLTLDDLYRQTAAGLLTILGEEREQDGALKKVTVESRRYVESDAAFVNRILGREVGGKQNILVMNDEAHHAYRIARDERDEDEEDLFGEVEEADDFFKEATVWVEGLDRIHKHRGINFCLDVSATPYFLGRVGQDTNRPFPWVVSDFGLIDAIESGLVKIPQLAVRDTTGKEIPGYFNIWHWMLPQLSPAERGGKKANPKPEAILKYAHHPIAMLGGLWEKEREDWSVNREDPRPPVFILVCKNTQIAKVLYEWLAEDKAPTGIPPVKIEGFRNKGGQYTIRVDSKVVRESDSGETKNDEVRWMRFTLDTVGRQSWPSDRVGRPIYPEGFKELAEKLRRPDSPPGRDVRCIVSVGMLTEGWDCNTVTHIIGLRPFMSQLLCEQVVGRGLRRASYELGPDERLTEEVAKVFGVPFEVIPFKASPQGQPKPTVKRFHVHALPSKAYYEIKFPRVEGYTQAIRDKITVDWDRVPSLVLDPGRIPPEVEVKGLHSTLQGKLTLGGPGRRDTVSLEELRAKCRLQEVVFDLATALTRSYAAQPTCRVPIHRLFPQLVRIVGRFIDQKVEAPPPTSTKDVLLSPYYGWAIERLLPHVHGDTTVGEVPEVPRYEATRGPGSTADVDFWTGREVREVTKSHLNYVVADTLQWEQSAAYVLDTHPNVDAFVKNSGLGFAIPYLDNGLIHDYVPDFIVRLKHTQSHHLLLEIKGFDPREDVKRAAAERWVAAVNADGAHGTWGYVLVKKISDLSRVLTDA; this comes from the coding sequence ATGTACTTTTATCGTGATCCAAAAGTTAAGCCGGAGAAGGAGTATGGCACGGTAGCCGGGACTGCCATTGAGCTCAAATTAGTGAATCGTATTCGAACTCAGGTGAAGAAATGGCGCTTGGATGGTTACCCCGGGGTGACGAGGACGACATCAGAGTTACTGCAATGGTGGCAACGGGAGGGACGGGATAAACGGCTCTTTTTTGCTCAGTTGGATGCGGTCGAAACGGTCATTTTCCTTGCCGAGGCCAGGGCCGATTTTCGCCAGGGGATCGACGTTCCGCAGGAAGAGCTGAGCAAGGACAAGCAGGCACAAGGCTTCGCAGCATTTCGGCGGTATGCCTGCAAGATGGCCACGGGGTCGGGCAAGACGACCGTGATGGGGATGGTGGCAGCGTGGAGCATTCTCAATAAGGTAAACGACCGAAGCGATGCGCGATTTTCGGATGTGGTACTCGTGGTCTGCCCCAACGTCACGATCAAAAATCGACTTCGTGAACTGGACCCGGAAGAAGGCGAAGCGAGTCTGTACCGCACACGAGACCTGGTCCCTTCTCATCTCATGCCGCTCCTGACGCAAGGCCGTGTGTTAGTCACCAACTGGCATGTCTTTGAACTCCAAAGTACGCAGACCGGCGGGATTAGTGCGCGTGTGACGAAAGCCGGTGTCGAGGTTCGCACCAAGGAGACGATTACGATTGGGCCGAAGTCCACGACAGCTCGGGGGACGCGGTATCTCACGCTCGACGATCTTTATCGCCAAACTGCGGCTGGCTTGCTCACGATACTCGGCGAGGAACGAGAACAGGACGGGGCGTTGAAGAAAGTGACCGTGGAATCACGGCGCTACGTGGAAAGCGACGCGGCCTTCGTCAACCGCATTCTTGGTCGTGAAGTCGGCGGCAAACAGAACATTTTGGTGATGAACGATGAGGCGCATCATGCCTATCGTATCGCGCGCGACGAGCGAGACGAAGATGAAGAGGATCTGTTTGGGGAAGTCGAGGAAGCCGACGACTTCTTTAAAGAAGCCACCGTTTGGGTTGAAGGACTCGATCGTATACACAAGCACCGAGGAATCAATTTCTGTCTAGACGTGTCGGCCACGCCGTACTTCCTCGGGCGAGTGGGCCAGGATACCAACCGCCCGTTTCCTTGGGTTGTGAGCGATTTTGGTCTCATCGACGCCATTGAATCAGGGTTAGTGAAGATCCCGCAGCTTGCGGTGCGGGACACGACGGGCAAGGAAATCCCAGGGTACTTCAATATTTGGCATTGGATGTTGCCACAACTGTCGCCGGCGGAGCGCGGCGGGAAAAAGGCCAATCCCAAACCCGAGGCCATTTTGAAATATGCCCATCATCCGATCGCCATGCTGGGCGGCCTTTGGGAGAAGGAGCGCGAAGATTGGAGTGTGAATCGAGAAGATCCCCGCCCACCGGTCTTTATTTTGGTGTGCAAGAACACGCAGATTGCCAAGGTGCTCTATGAGTGGCTGGCGGAAGATAAGGCGCCCACTGGAATTCCGCCAGTGAAGATTGAGGGATTTCGAAACAAGGGCGGCCAATACACCATCCGGGTGGATTCGAAGGTCGTACGGGAGTCTGATTCCGGTGAGACGAAAAATGACGAGGTGCGGTGGATGCGTTTCACACTCGATACGGTCGGCAGACAAAGCTGGCCGAGTGATCGAGTCGGCCGCCCGATCTATCCCGAAGGGTTCAAGGAACTCGCCGAGAAACTCCGTCGCCCTGATTCTCCTCCTGGGCGCGATGTCCGGTGCATCGTCAGCGTAGGCATGTTGACAGAAGGGTGGGACTGCAACACCGTCACCCATATCATCGGACTTCGCCCATTCATGTCGCAGCTCCTTTGTGAACAGGTTGTGGGGCGGGGGCTTCGTCGCGCCAGCTATGAGCTGGGCCCTGACGAGAGGCTGACCGAGGAGGTAGCCAAGGTCTTTGGGGTACCGTTTGAAGTGATTCCGTTCAAGGCCTCCCCGCAGGGGCAGCCGAAACCAACAGTGAAGCGATTTCATGTTCACGCACTCCCAAGCAAAGCCTACTATGAGATTAAATTTCCACGGGTGGAAGGCTACACGCAGGCGATCAGGGATAAGATCACCGTGGATTGGGATCGGGTTCCTTCGCTTGTTTTAGATCCGGGACGAATACCGCCGGAAGTCGAGGTTAAGGGGCTCCACAGCACATTGCAGGGAAAGCTGACTCTGGGCGGGCCAGGCCGGAGAGATACCGTGTCGTTGGAGGAGTTGCGGGCGAAGTGTCGATTGCAAGAGGTGGTGTTTGATCTTGCTACTGCCCTCACGAGGTCCTATGCTGCGCAGCCGACCTGCAGGGTTCCCATTCATCGACTGTTCCCTCAGTTGGTTAGGATCGTTGGTCGATTCATCGACCAAAAAGTCGAGGCTCCTCCACCTACATCCACGAAAGATGTGCTCTTATCTCCCTACTACGGCTGGGCCATCGAACGGCTGCTCCCGCACGTCCACGGTGATACCACTGTAGGTGAGGTGCCTGAAGTGCCGCGATATGAGGCAACTCGTGGACCTGGCTCAACGGCCGACGTGGATTTCTGGACTGGGCGGGAGGTACGGGAGGTGACGAAAAGCCACTTGAACTATGTGGTCGCTGATACCCTCCAGTGGGAACAATCAGCGGCCTATGTGTTGGACACGCATCCGAACGTGGACGCGTTCGTTAAAAACTCCGGACTTGGCTTTGCCATTCCGTATCTCGACAATGGCCTGATACATGACTATGTGCCGGATTTCATCGTCCGATTGAAACATACGCAGAGCCATCATCTCTTACTGGAGATCAAGGGGTTCGATCCGAGGGAGGACGTCAAACGAGCGGCGGCAGAAAGATGGGTGGCGGCGGTGAACGCGGATGGAGCCCATGGAACGTGGGGATACGTCCTGGTGAAAAAAATTTCGGATCTTTCGAGGGTGCTGACCGACGCTTGA
- a CDS encoding lipocalin family protein: MPQPSRTHFAGLFLTTFCLTFAACAGVERTATLPTVSYVDLERYTGTWYEIARLPMWFQRHCVDSKAVYTSRPDGAIGVHNECVTDKGSLNQAEGIATVVDEKTNARLRVVFDNFFARLFGPSREGNYWILDLDQDYRTALVGTPDRRFLWILSRAPKLEEETYRRLVNKARQLGYPMEKLIRAKRG; encoded by the coding sequence ATGCCGCAACCGTCACGGACTCATTTCGCAGGCTTGTTCCTCACCACGTTCTGCCTGACGTTCGCCGCCTGCGCGGGCGTCGAGCGCACAGCGACGTTGCCCACCGTGTCTTACGTAGACCTCGAACGCTATACCGGCACCTGGTATGAAATCGCACGGCTGCCGATGTGGTTCCAACGCCATTGCGTGGACTCCAAGGCAGTCTACACGAGCCGGCCCGACGGGGCGATCGGCGTGCACAACGAATGTGTGACCGATAAGGGCAGCCTGAACCAAGCGGAGGGCATCGCGACCGTGGTGGACGAGAAGACGAACGCCCGGCTGCGGGTGGTATTCGACAACTTCTTCGCCCGCCTATTCGGCCCGTCGCGGGAAGGGAACTATTGGATTCTGGACCTCGACCAGGATTATCGAACGGCCTTGGTCGGCACGCCGGACCGGCGCTTTCTCTGGATCCTCTCGCGCGCCCCGAAGCTGGAGGAGGAGACCTACCGCCGCCTCGTCAACAAGGCCAGACAGCTGGGGTATCCGATGGAGAAGTTGATCAGGGCGAAGAGGGGGTGA
- a CDS encoding cytochrome ubiquinol oxidase subunit I, protein MDTALQYDRLQFAVTATFHYLFPQLTMGLALLLVYLRTRDLFEEGDHFHHAARFWTGLFALSFAFGVVTGIPLEFQFGTNWSRFSEYAGGIVGQTLAMEGVFAFFLESSFLGLLLFGWSRVSRRTLWLVTVLLFLGSWLSGYFILATNAWMQHPVAYQVAADGSLTVDSLAGLLTNPWLIWQFAHNMTAAVATGAFVMAAVGALYQLAGLHLGQAQTYLRTGVVAGALASLLLITPTGHENARQVFEFQPVKGAAFEGLFRTERGADLVLIGQPNMETMTIDNPLVVPSALSLLVYDDLYAKVKGLDAFPPQDWPDHIALLYYAYHIMVGLGTILLAVTGLALVWLWRGTLFRARWLLWLLLLSAPLPYLATTAGWMTAELGRQPWLVYGLYRTAEGISPLVHSGNALFTLLGFLGIYLVLGLLFVLLFVETLRHGPTEPAAAPTGG, encoded by the coding sequence ATGGATACCGCCCTGCAATACGATCGGTTGCAATTCGCCGTCACCGCCACGTTCCACTACCTCTTTCCCCAGCTCACGATGGGGCTGGCGCTGCTGTTGGTCTATCTGCGCACCCGTGACCTGTTCGAGGAAGGCGATCACTTCCATCACGCGGCGCGGTTCTGGACCGGCCTTTTCGCGCTGAGCTTCGCGTTCGGCGTCGTCACCGGCATTCCGCTCGAATTCCAGTTCGGCACCAACTGGTCCCGGTTTTCCGAATATGCCGGCGGCATCGTCGGCCAGACCCTCGCGATGGAAGGGGTGTTCGCGTTTTTCTTGGAATCGTCGTTTCTGGGCCTGTTGTTGTTCGGCTGGTCGCGCGTCAGCCGGCGGACCTTGTGGCTGGTGACGGTGCTGCTGTTTCTCGGCTCATGGTTGTCGGGGTACTTCATCTTGGCGACGAACGCCTGGATGCAGCATCCCGTGGCCTATCAGGTCGCCGCCGACGGCAGCCTGACCGTAGATAGCTTGGCGGGGCTGCTCACAAACCCCTGGCTCATCTGGCAGTTCGCCCACAACATGACGGCGGCGGTTGCCACCGGAGCCTTCGTGATGGCGGCGGTGGGCGCCCTGTACCAGTTGGCGGGGCTCCACCTCGGGCAGGCACAGACCTATCTGCGGACGGGCGTCGTGGCCGGGGCGTTGGCGTCGTTGTTGCTGATTACGCCGACGGGGCACGAGAACGCGAGGCAGGTGTTTGAGTTTCAACCGGTCAAGGGCGCGGCTTTCGAGGGCCTCTTTCGCACCGAGCGCGGTGCTGATCTGGTGTTGATCGGCCAGCCGAACATGGAAACCATGACGATCGACAATCCGCTCGTCGTGCCGTCGGCATTGAGCCTCTTGGTCTACGACGATCTGTACGCCAAGGTGAAGGGGCTCGATGCCTTTCCGCCCCAGGACTGGCCGGACCACATCGCGCTGTTGTATTACGCCTACCACATCATGGTCGGGCTGGGCACGATCCTCTTGGCCGTGACGGGGCTGGCGCTCGTCTGGTTGTGGCGCGGGACGCTCTTCAGGGCCCGGTGGCTGCTCTGGCTCCTGTTGCTGAGCGCGCCGTTGCCGTACCTCGCCACGACGGCCGGCTGGATGACGGCCGAACTAGGCCGTCAACCCTGGCTGGTCTACGGTCTCTATCGCACGGCGGAAGGTATCTCGCCGTTGGTCCATTCGGGCAATGCGCTCTTTACGCTGCTCGGGTTTCTGGGGATCTACCTTGTGCTGGGGTTGCTGTTCGTCCTGTTGTTCGTCGAAACGCTGCGCCATGGGCCGACGGAGCCGGCCGCTGCGCCGACGGGAGGGTGA